Proteins from one Pontibacter korlensis genomic window:
- a CDS encoding FeoB-associated Cys-rich membrane protein, whose translation MIQQIIILLIFLVAVAYMLRMFYQTFSAKSGCAKSCGACSTIDFKKIQKDLEKQQVKA comes from the coding sequence ATGATACAGCAAATCATCATCCTATTAATATTTCTAGTAGCAGTGGCTTATATGTTACGCATGTTTTACCAGACTTTTTCGGCTAAAAGCGGCTGTGCTAAAAGCTGCGGCGCCTGCTCTACCATAGACTTCAAAAAGATACAGAAGGACCTGGAAAAGCAACAGGTAAAGGCATAG
- a CDS encoding inositol monophosphatase family protein, which translates to MNLNQIANNLNVICRHVGAFIKQEGENFDRSKIEQKGFNDLVSYVDKEAEQQLVEGLRKLLPEAGFITEEGTATTKGERFNWVIDPLDGTTNFTHGLPVHCVSVGLLDGDEVVVGTVYDPNRDECFWAYKDGGAYCNDTPIKVSDAPALKDSLIATGFPYYDFGLTQQYLQVLGSFMAKSHGIRRMGSAAIDLVYVACGRFEGFFEYNLNPWDVAGGAIIVKEAGGKLSKFTEDGDYVFGREIIASNRNVHSEMQQVVAEFWNQAQS; encoded by the coding sequence ATGAACCTGAATCAAATAGCGAACAACCTAAATGTAATCTGCCGCCACGTCGGCGCTTTTATCAAGCAGGAAGGAGAGAACTTTGATCGCTCCAAAATAGAGCAGAAAGGCTTCAACGACCTCGTATCGTATGTAGATAAGGAGGCAGAGCAGCAACTGGTAGAGGGGCTGCGTAAATTGTTGCCTGAGGCTGGCTTTATCACTGAAGAGGGCACTGCCACTACCAAGGGCGAACGCTTTAATTGGGTGATCGACCCGTTGGATGGGACTACCAACTTTACCCATGGCCTGCCTGTACATTGCGTTAGCGTTGGCTTGCTAGATGGAGATGAGGTAGTTGTAGGCACGGTATACGACCCTAACAGGGATGAGTGCTTTTGGGCTTATAAAGACGGAGGTGCTTACTGCAACGACACTCCTATAAAAGTTTCTGATGCTCCGGCACTAAAAGACAGCCTTATTGCCACAGGTTTTCCATATTATGACTTTGGCTTGACTCAGCAGTATCTGCAGGTACTAGGCTCATTCATGGCAAAGTCACATGGCATACGCCGCATGGGTTCTGCCGCTATTGACCTGGTGTATGTGGCTTGTGGCCGTTTTGAGGGATTTTTCGAGTATAACCTGAACCCATGGGATGTAGCCGGGGGCGCTATAATTGTGAAAGAGGCTGGCGGCAAACTCAGCAAATTTACCGAAGATGGTGACTATGTCTTTGGGAGAGAGATCATCGCGAGCAATAGAAATGTGCACTCCGAGATGCAGCAAGTTGTAGCTGAATTCTGGAACCAAGCACAGTCTTAA